The region CGCCGATCGCGAGGCCGTCGACGATCTGGACGAGATCGCCGTCGACGACGCCGACGGACACGAACCTGCGCTCGTCCTCGTTCACACTGGCGTCGTCACCGACGATCTCGACGTAGATGTCCTCGCCGACGTAGCGCAGCGCGGTCTCCGGAACGACGATCGCCGCGTCGATGCTCTCGGCGACGATCTCGGCGTCGGCCGACATGCGCGCCTTGAGGAGATCCGCATCCGCGTCAGTGATCTCGACCTCGATCTCGAAGTAGGTGACGTTCTCCACCCGTTCGCCCATCGGCGCGATGTCACGCACGGTCCCTTCGAAGCTGCGCCCTCGGTATGCCTCGGTGCGGACGCGTGCCGACTGACCCACCGCGATTCGCGAGATCTCGTTCTCGTCGACGGAGCCCGTCATGTGCAGGCGTTCGGTTTCGGCGAGGACCAGCAGGACGGTTCCGCCGTTGACGGACGTCACGGGAGAGACGGCGGCCCCGACCTTGACGTGCACGTCGAGTACGCGACCCGAGATCGGAGACCGCACCGTGGCGTAGCGGAGCTGAACGGAGAGCTCTTGCAGGCTGGCGCGCGCACTGGCGAGGCGCGCCGAGGCTCCCTCGAGGTCTGCCCGCGCTTCGTCCTGCTGGCTGTCCGAAGCCGCGCCGCGGGCGCGCAATCGCTCTGCGCGTTGCTTCGCGATCTCGGCGTAGTGGAGCTCGACCTCGGCACTCTTGACCTGTGCCCGCGCTCGCGCGACCTGACTCTCGAGGAGCTCACGTTCGATCTCGACGAGTGCGTCGCCGGCTTCGATGGTATCGCCGCGCTCGACGTTGATGGCCTCGATGATGCCGGCGACGCGGGGTCGTACCTCGACTTCGCCGGCGGGTTCGATCGTACCCGTCGCCATCACGATGCGTTCGATGTCGCGCTGCTCGGCCGCGGCCGTCGTGACCGGCGTGGACTCCGTCGGACTGCTGCACGCGGCCGCGACGAGCGCGAGGCAGACGACGAGACCGACGATCCGGGGGCGGGCCGCGCAGGCCGTGGCGTGCCCGGGATCGATCGGCCGTGACGAAGGGAGGAGGGGGGGCACGTGCATCGGGATCGTTCCGAGAGGTCGTCTCCCCCGACCGCGCGCGCAACGATCGCAGCGAACGATGGGGGAGGTGTTCGCGGCACCATATCGCTCCTCCGCGAAAACGCGACCGTCGGCTTGCGAGCGAACGGTCGACGCGGTTCCACTGCGATGGTGCGCCGCGGCGTCTCCGGATCTCGGAGAGGGCTGTGATAGGCTCCGCCGCTCTTCAGGACGACTCCATGCCGCACGATCTCGACGACCGCTGGTTCTGGCGCCCTCGCCCGCGCCCCGACGCCCGGTTTCGGCTCTTCTGTTTCCCTTTCGCCGGCGGAGGGCCACGTGCCTTTCAGGGCTGGGACGGCTGGCTCGATCCGGACTGCGAGCTCGTCGGCGTGCGGCTCCCGGGGCGCGAGAGCCGCATCGGAGAACCCGCCTACTCCGACTGGAAGACGCTGCTCGAAGACACCGAAGCCGTGCTCGACCCCTGGCTCGACCGGCCTTTCGCGTTGTTCGGCCACAGCTTTGGTGCCCAGGTCGCGTTTCGTCTCGCGGCGCGTTGGGCGAATCAGCCCGGTCGTCTGCTGCGTGGCCTGGGGGTGTCAGGTTGCGCGCCAC is a window of Myxococcota bacterium DNA encoding:
- a CDS encoding efflux RND transporter periplasmic adaptor subunit; this encodes MPPLLPSSRPIDPGHATACAARPRIVGLVVCLALVAAACSSPTESTPVTTAAAEQRDIERIVMATGTIEPAGEVEVRPRVAGIIEAINVERGDTIEAGDALVEIERELLESQVARARAQVKSAEVELHYAEIAKQRAERLRARGAASDSQQDEARADLEGASARLASARASLQELSVQLRYATVRSPISGRVLDVHVKVGAAVSPVTSVNGGTVLLVLAETERLHMTGSVDENEISRIAVGQSARVRTEAYRGRSFEGTVRDIAPMGERVENVTYFEIEVEITDADADLLKARMSADAEIVAESIDAAIVVPETALRYVGEDIYVEIVGDDASVNEDERRFVSVGVVDGDLVQIVDGLAIGERVSLQ